The Rhodohalobacter sp. SW132 genome has a window encoding:
- a CDS encoding RimK family alpha-L-glutamate ligase: MIAIHHKEEGFSPDWIHYCERSGIPYKRVNCYDSDIVKQLEDCDALMWHFHHASPKDILFAKELIYSLETAGKVVFPNFHTAWHFDDKVGQRYLLEAIDAPIVPSYVFYEKEKALEWSSKTEYPKVFKLRRGSGSSHVRLVEDERMAKKLIRQAFGKGFSQYNPAPNLKERWRKYKAGLIPFSSVLKGVLRFGYTTEFDRVAGNEKGYAYFQDFVPGNRSDIRIVIIHNRAFAIKRMVRENDFRASGSGFIKYEKENFDEDTVRLSFKIAEKLKSQSLAIDYLYDNGDPKIVEISYGYSKEVYQPCTGYWDRQLNWVQGPFNPQEWMVDSVLKEIRKNQTTAGSI; the protein is encoded by the coding sequence ATGATCGCAATCCATCATAAAGAAGAGGGTTTCAGCCCTGACTGGATTCATTATTGCGAACGTAGCGGAATTCCGTATAAACGGGTGAACTGTTATGATTCCGATATCGTGAAACAACTGGAGGATTGCGACGCCCTGATGTGGCATTTCCATCACGCAAGCCCAAAAGATATCCTGTTTGCGAAAGAACTGATTTATTCACTGGAAACCGCCGGTAAAGTGGTGTTTCCCAATTTCCACACCGCCTGGCATTTTGATGATAAAGTGGGCCAGCGATATCTGCTTGAGGCGATCGATGCCCCCATTGTACCTTCGTATGTTTTTTATGAGAAAGAGAAAGCACTGGAGTGGAGTTCCAAAACCGAATATCCAAAAGTATTTAAACTTCGCCGGGGGTCCGGATCCAGCCATGTCAGGCTTGTAGAAGATGAGCGTATGGCAAAAAAGTTAATTCGACAAGCCTTTGGAAAAGGGTTTAGCCAGTACAACCCTGCACCCAACCTCAAAGAGAGATGGAGAAAATATAAAGCCGGGCTCATTCCCTTCTCAAGTGTGCTGAAAGGAGTACTCCGATTTGGTTATACAACAGAGTTTGACAGGGTAGCCGGCAACGAAAAAGGATATGCCTATTTCCAGGATTTCGTTCCCGGCAACCGTTCCGACATAAGAATCGTCATCATCCATAACCGGGCATTTGCCATCAAACGAATGGTTCGTGAAAATGACTTCCGCGCATCCGGCAGCGGATTCATCAAATATGAAAAAGAGAATTTTGATGAGGATACGGTCCGTCTGTCGTTCAAAATAGCGGAAAAACTAAAAAGTCAGTCGCTGGCGATCGACTATCTGTATGATAACGGTGACCCGAAAATAGTAGAGATCAGTTACGGATACTCGAAAGAGGTGTATCAGCCGTGCACCGGTTACTGGGACCGGCAGTTAAACTGGGTGCAAGGCCCCTTTAATCCACAGGAGTGGATGGTGGATTCTGTTCTTAAAGAGATCCGGAAGAATCAAACCACAGCCGGTTCTATATGA